In the genome of Kitasatospora cathayae, one region contains:
- a CDS encoding aggregation-promoting factor C-terminal-like domain-containing protein: MRTSAAVFAGAAALTALGAAVVPAVASAADASPQAIAAQVVPADQLASFSQIISHESGWSVTATNPSSGSYGLGQALPASKMASAGADWKTNPATQIKWALDYMNTRYGSPNAAWAFWQTHHWY; encoded by the coding sequence ATGCGTACCTCTGCCGCCGTTTTCGCCGGCGCCGCCGCCCTGACCGCCCTGGGTGCCGCCGTGGTGCCCGCCGTCGCCTCGGCCGCGGACGCCTCCCCGCAGGCCATCGCCGCCCAGGTGGTGCCGGCCGACCAGCTGGCCTCGTTCAGCCAGATCATCTCCCACGAGTCCGGCTGGAGCGTCACCGCGACCAACCCGAGCTCGGGCTCCTACGGCCTCGGCCAGGCCCTGCCGGCCTCCAAGATGGCCTCGGCCGGCGCGGACTGGAAGACCAACCCGGCCACCCAGATCAAGTGGGCGCTGGACTACATGAACACCCGCTACGGCAGCCCGAACGCCGCCTGGGCCTTCTGGCAGACCCACCACTGGTACTGA
- a CDS encoding ABC transporter ATP-binding protein — MAARDDAATGPAAGRTVREDARIEISGVTKRFLTPSGEAFTATREVSFTVEPGQFCAVVGPTGCGKSTTLSMVSGLDRPSEGSVRVGGQEVNGITDGISFMFQADALLPWKTVLGNVAMGPVFKGVGKAKANAAARDWLRRVGLAGFEDHHPHQLSGGMRKRVAMAAALINEPKILLMDEPFGALDVQTKAIMQNELLGLWEQLRPSVIFITHDLEEAVALADRVVVMTSRPGSIKAVHEIDLPRPRGAVQDIRFQPRFLELHHQIWASLREEVERAYADTTGEKKS, encoded by the coding sequence ATGGCTGCGCGAGACGACGCCGCGACGGGCCCGGCCGCAGGACGAACCGTCCGGGAGGACGCCCGGATCGAGATCTCGGGGGTGACCAAGCGGTTCCTGACCCCGAGCGGTGAGGCCTTCACGGCGACCCGTGAGGTGAGCTTCACCGTCGAGCCGGGACAGTTCTGCGCGGTCGTCGGGCCGACTGGCTGCGGCAAGTCGACCACCCTGAGCATGGTGTCCGGCCTGGACCGCCCGAGCGAGGGCTCGGTCAGGGTCGGCGGCCAGGAGGTCAACGGCATCACGGACGGCATCAGCTTCATGTTCCAGGCGGACGCGCTGCTCCCCTGGAAGACCGTGCTGGGCAACGTGGCGATGGGCCCCGTGTTCAAGGGTGTGGGGAAGGCCAAGGCCAACGCCGCCGCCCGGGACTGGCTGCGCCGGGTCGGCCTCGCCGGGTTCGAGGACCACCACCCGCACCAGCTCTCCGGCGGCATGCGCAAGCGTGTCGCGATGGCCGCCGCGCTGATCAACGAGCCGAAGATCCTGCTGATGGACGAGCCGTTCGGCGCCCTGGACGTCCAGACCAAAGCGATCATGCAGAACGAGCTGCTGGGCCTGTGGGAGCAGCTGCGTCCTTCGGTCATCTTCATCACCCACGACCTGGAGGAGGCCGTGGCCCTCGCCGACCGGGTGGTGGTGATGACCTCCCGTCCGGGCTCGATCAAGGCGGTCCACGAGATCGACCTGCCGCGTCCGCGCGGCGCGGTGCAGGACATCCGTTTCCAGCCCCGGTTCCTCGAACTCCACCACCAGATCTGGGCCTCGCTCCGCGAGGAGGTCGAGCGCGCCTACGCCGACACGACGGGAGAGAAGAAGTCATGA
- a CDS encoding ABC transporter permease, whose protein sequence is MSSVSSTTPADTKTLAGAGTPATDATPAKVGKRAVRKRKLLVLTAQLGLAVLVIGGWQLVTTWKWLDPFFYGQPSGIAQRLVDYFTKGEQATEFGSYWTQIGTTLREAVFGFAIGTVAGVVLGVLLGQNRFLSDVLSPYIKIVNAVPRIVLGSIFLVAFGLGETPKVLLAAVLVFFVVFFNAFQGVREVDRNILNNARVLGASPLQIVRHVVLPSALTWITASLHTAFGFAIVGALVGEVLGAQAGLGLVIKTAQNQFDPDGVFATMAVIAVIVLIAEWLITKLERRLLSWRPPSPSESAVI, encoded by the coding sequence ATGAGCAGCGTCTCCTCCACTACCCCGGCCGACACCAAGACCCTGGCCGGGGCCGGGACCCCGGCCACGGACGCCACGCCCGCGAAGGTCGGCAAGCGCGCGGTCCGCAAGCGCAAGCTGCTGGTCCTGACGGCCCAGTTGGGCCTGGCCGTCCTCGTGATCGGCGGCTGGCAGCTGGTCACCACCTGGAAGTGGCTCGACCCGTTCTTCTACGGGCAGCCCAGCGGCATCGCCCAGCGCCTGGTCGACTACTTCACCAAGGGAGAGCAGGCCACCGAGTTCGGCTCGTACTGGACGCAGATCGGGACCACGCTCCGGGAGGCGGTCTTCGGATTCGCCATCGGCACGGTCGCGGGAGTCGTCCTCGGTGTCCTGCTCGGTCAGAACCGGTTCCTCTCCGACGTGTTGAGCCCGTACATCAAGATCGTGAACGCGGTTCCGCGGATCGTGCTCGGATCGATCTTCCTGGTCGCGTTCGGCCTCGGTGAGACGCCGAAGGTCCTGCTCGCGGCGGTGCTGGTGTTCTTCGTGGTCTTCTTCAACGCCTTCCAGGGCGTCCGGGAAGTCGACCGGAACATCCTCAACAACGCCCGGGTGCTGGGCGCCTCGCCGCTGCAGATCGTGCGCCACGTGGTGCTGCCCTCGGCGCTCACCTGGATCACCGCCAGCCTGCACACCGCCTTCGGGTTCGCCATCGTCGGTGCGCTGGTCGGCGAGGTGCTCGGCGCGCAGGCCGGCCTCGGCCTCGTCATCAAGACCGCTCAGAACCAGTTCGACCCCGACGGCGTGTTCGCCACCATGGCCGTCATCGCGGTCATCGTCCTGATCGCCGAGTGGCTGATCACCAAGCTGGAGCGACGGCTGCTCTCGTGGCGTCCGCCGTCCCCGTCCGAGAGCGCGGTCATCTAG
- a CDS encoding ABC transporter substrate-binding protein: MFKRTLTGTVVGALTLGLTLTACSSSGSENSSDAGGTPTVKIMVGGIDKQIYLPFQLAQQLGFYQKYGVKVVLSTESDAVGAEDAMASGQVDMAGAWYIHTIDFASKGKAVEGIVQLSGAPGEREMCANNSGVHSPADFAGKTLGVTDLGSGTDTLTEFIAAQNKLSTDQYHRIGVGAGATAIAALQNGKAACVMTTQPTVTAIQKRGIGYSAVDLATTDGAKAAVGGLWPSASVLARTDWVNSHKDAAQKVVTALVATMQWINTHSAADIADALPPAFTSNGAVTKDDYVTALTQDKGQFLPDGIMPADGPKNVLATEKLVGVKNVDSVDLGKTFTNEFAQAADKTLGITSTSTPAGSDG; this comes from the coding sequence ATGTTCAAGCGGACTCTCACCGGCACCGTCGTCGGCGCCCTCACCCTCGGTCTCACCCTCACCGCCTGCTCCTCCAGCGGCTCCGAGAACAGCTCGGACGCCGGCGGCACCCCGACCGTGAAGATCATGGTCGGCGGTATCGACAAGCAGATCTACCTGCCGTTCCAGCTCGCCCAGCAGCTCGGCTTCTACCAGAAGTACGGCGTCAAGGTGGTGCTCAGCACCGAGTCCGACGCGGTCGGCGCCGAGGACGCGATGGCCTCCGGCCAGGTCGACATGGCGGGTGCCTGGTACATCCACACCATCGACTTCGCGTCGAAGGGCAAGGCGGTCGAGGGCATCGTCCAGTTGTCCGGCGCGCCGGGCGAGAGAGAGATGTGCGCCAACAACAGTGGCGTCCACTCGCCGGCGGACTTCGCGGGCAAGACCCTCGGTGTCACCGACCTGGGCTCGGGCACCGACACCCTCACCGAGTTCATCGCGGCCCAGAACAAGCTCAGCACCGACCAGTACCACCGGATCGGCGTCGGCGCCGGAGCGACGGCGATCGCCGCGCTGCAGAACGGCAAGGCGGCCTGCGTGATGACCACCCAGCCCACGGTGACGGCCATTCAGAAGAGGGGCATCGGCTACTCGGCGGTCGACCTGGCCACCACCGACGGCGCCAAGGCGGCCGTGGGCGGCCTCTGGCCGTCCGCGAGCGTCCTCGCCCGGACCGACTGGGTCAACTCCCACAAGGACGCGGCCCAGAAGGTGGTCACCGCTCTGGTCGCCACCATGCAGTGGATCAACACTCACTCCGCCGCCGACATCGCCGACGCTCTGCCGCCCGCCTTCACCTCCAACGGCGCGGTGACCAAGGACGACTACGTCACCGCGCTGACCCAGGACAAGGGCCAGTTCCTCCCGGACGGCATCATGCCGGCCGACGGCCCGAAGAACGTCCTGGCGACCGAGAAGCTGGTCGGTGTGAAGAACGTGGACTCGGTGGACCTGGGCAAGACCTTCACCAACGAGTTCGCCCAGGCGGCCGACAAGACCCTGGGCATCACCAGCACCTCGACCCCGGCCGGCTCCGACGGCTGA